Proteins encoded within one genomic window of Ptychodera flava strain L36383 unplaced genomic scaffold, AS_Pfla_20210202 Scaffold_39__1_contigs__length_1403739_pilon, whole genome shotgun sequence:
- the LOC139127938 gene encoding late histone H2A.3, gonadal-like, with amino-acid sequence MSGRGKGGKAKGKAKSRSSRAGLQFPVGRVHRFLRKGNYAQRVGAGAPVYLAAVLEYLAAEILELAGNAARDNKKTRIIPRHLQLAVRNDEELNKLLGGVTIAQGGVLPNIQAVLLPKKSQAKSK; translated from the coding sequence ATGTCTGGACGTGGTAAAGGAGGCAAAGCAAAGGGCAAGGCCAAGAGCCGATCCAGCCGTGCTGGTCTGCAGTTCCCCGTTGGTCGTGTGCACCGTTTCTTGCGCAAGGGCAACTACGCCCAGCGTGTCGGTGCTGGTGCTCCAGTCTACTTGGCTGCAGTGCTCGAGTACTTGGCCGCTGAAATCCTGGAGTTGGCAGGCAACGCTGCCCGTGACAACAAGAAGACCAGAATCATCCCCCGTCACTTGCAGTTGGCTGTCCGTAATGACGAAGAATTGAACAAACTTCTCGGCGGTGTCACCATCGCCCAGGGTggtgtattgccaaacatccaGGCAGTACTCTTACCCAAGAAGAGCCAAGCCAAATCGAAGTAA
- the LOC139127948 gene encoding histone H4 type VIII — protein MSGRGKGGKGLGKGGAKRHRKVLRDNIQGITKPAIRRLARRGGVKRISGLIYEETRGVLKVFLENVIRDAVTYTEHAKRKTVTARMWSTL, from the coding sequence ATGTCTGGTCGTGGCAAAGGAGGCAAAGGTCTGGGAAAAGGAGGCGCCAAGCGTCATCGTAAGGTTCTGCGTGATAACATCCAAGGTATCACCAAGCCAGCTATCCGTCGTCTGGCCCGTCGTGGTGGTGTCAAGCGTATCTCTGGTCTCATCTACGAAGAAACCCGTGGTGTACTCAAGGTCTTCTTGGAGAACGTCATCCGTGATGCGGTCACCTACACCGAGCACGCCAAGAGAAAGACCGTCACCGCCAGGATGTGGTCTACGCTCTGA
- the LOC139127878 gene encoding uncharacterized protein, with protein MTAYNEGVWFPGKENAGRDMQWGGGSLFVSRKEGVDKEDGGRRKLSRHDVIPTVDLSQWIQRNVDKKDYVIFKLDVEGAEYGILRKMLKDGTFAWIDKFYGEYHARQPTGETAEEKKRITTAVAKQLSDIITWSAETRQFKDFDKVNLPRISDDTPGSVGQTINSCDVINEKTVVSLVIEVGMNAKRARKLIATIKAYPIDVPLTLFVYGDFAEEFPDLVKEWSTKYEIGIRCDGPMSPGHWEIQYSNAIRLSIVSAERRLSDIGLQARYILPPGVNKVVSDVVTKRKLRLIQPTTTFPPQATSGNLTSENYHNCRDVEKVPKALKMIHDGLAKSGGILSLDSDFSDNYMISVFLLDYLYQKSGHEIVDFSKCIR; from the exons ATGACTGCGTATAACGAGGGAGTGTGGTTTCCAGGGAAAGAGAACGCTGGACGGGATATGCAGTGGGGAGGCGGAAGCCTATTTGTCAGTCGAAAAGAAGGCGTTGATAAAGAAGATGGCGGTAGAAGAAAGTTGTCTAGACATGACGTCATCCCTACGGTTGACCTGTCGCAGTGGATACAACGAAACGTCGATAAAAAAGACTATGTCATTTTTAAGCTGGACGTTGAGGGCGCAGAGTACGGCATTTTGCGGAAAATGCTAAAAGATGGGACATTTGCATGGATTGACAA ATTTTATGGGGAATACCATGCTAGGCAGCCAACAGGCGAAACAGCCGAAGAAAAGAAACGGATCACTACCGCTGTGGCAAAGCAACTATCAGACATCATCACGTGGTCAGCAGAGACAAGACAATTCAAAGATTTTGACAAGGTTAACTTACCAAGG ATTTCGGATGACACACCTGGTTCAGTAGGGCAAACGATCAATAGCTGTGACGTCATCaatgagaaaactgtcgtgtCCCTTGTTATAGAAGTTGGAATGAATGCAAAAAGAGCGCGAAAACTAATCGCTACAATAAAAGCATATCCCATTGATGTGCCCTTGACTTTGTTCGTGTACGGTGACTTTGCCGAGGAATTCCCGGATCTTGTTAAAGAGTGGAGTACAAAGTATGAAATTGGAATTCGATGTGACGGACCGATGTCGCCTGGTCACtgggaaatacagtactcaaATGCCATAAGACTTTCAATCGTCAGCGCCGAGAGGAGATTGTCTGACATTGGTCTCCAAGCTCGCTATATTCTTCCGCCGGGTGTCAACAAAGTGGTTTCTGACGTTGTTACGAAGAGGAAATTGCGATTGATACAACCCACGACTACATTCCCGCCACAAG cgacTAGTGGTAATCTTACATCAGAAAACTACCACAACTGTCGAGATGTGGAGAAAGTTCCCAAGGCTTTAAAAATGATTCACGATGGATTGGCCAAGTCTGGAGGAATTTTAAGTCTGGACTCTGATTTCTCCGATAATTACATGATATCAGTTTTCTTGTTAGACTATCTTTACCAAAAATCAGGACATGAAATTGTGGATTTTTCCAAATGTATTCGGTAG